One genomic segment of Sminthopsis crassicaudata isolate SCR6 chromosome 4, ASM4859323v1, whole genome shotgun sequence includes these proteins:
- the LOC141541558 gene encoding RNA polymerase-associated protein CTR9 homolog produces MLRGSIEIPLWNTDEVIEIDFHQLPEGDEVISILKQEHAQLHIWIALAQEYYKQGKTEDFVKLLEAARIDGNLNYEDHKKDQMTCLDTLAAYYVQQARKEKNKDNRKELITQATLLYTMADKIIMYDQNHLLGRASFCLLEGDKMDQADAQFHFVLNLSPNNIPALLGKACISFNKKDYRGALVYYKKALWTNPRCPAEVRMGMGHCFVKLNKLEKARLAFSRALELNSKCVGALVGLAVLELNSKEAASIKNGVQLLSRAYAINPSNSMVLNHLANHFFFKKDYNKAQHLALHAFHNTEVEAMRAESCYQLARSFHLQEDYDQAFQYYYQATQYASSSFVLPFFGLGQMYIYRGDKKNASQCFEKVLKAYPNNYETMKILGSLYAASEEQDKRDIAKDYLKKVTEQHPDDVEAWIELAQILEQTDLQGALSAYGTTIHILQEKVQADVPPEILNNVGALHLRLGNLGEAKKSFLASLDRAKAEAEHEEYYCNAISVTTSYNLARLYEAMCEFHEAEKLYKDILREHPNYVDCYLRLGAMARDKGNFYEASDWFKEALQINQDHPEAWSLIGNLHLAKQEWGPGQKKFERILKQPSTQNDTYSLLALANVWLQTLHQPTGDQEKKKRHQDRALAIYKQVLRSDPKNLYAVSGIGAVLAHKGYFNEARDVFAQVREATAEISDVWLNLAHIYVEQKQYVSAVQMYGNCLRKFYKHQNTEVMLYLARALFKCGKLQECKQTLLKARHVAPSDTVLMFNVALVLQRLATSVLKDEKSNLKEALNAVKELELAHRYFSYLSKAGDKMQLDLALAATEARRCSDLLSQAQYHVARAQKQDEKERMLRAKQERENELLRQKLLKEREEKCLREKEEQKKLLEQRIQYVEKTKNILTFTGEARGTKEKKRGCGGGSGGRPSEKRGEFDEFINDDTDEDMPVSKKKKRKGSGSQQERKEEEGERKKKKRRRAPKGDDGSDGEETENGPKPKECRPPRAEKKKAPKPERLPPSMKGKIKSKAIISSSDDSTDEDKVKIDDEGHARNNNSDSGDGDLRKKPVMSESDSDENPSQSGSEAGSPRRSNIQQS; encoded by the coding sequence ATGTTGAGAGGCTCCATTGAGATTCCCCTCTGGAACACTGATGAGGTTATTGAAATCGACTTCCATCAATTACCAGAGGGGGATGAAGTTATCAGTATTCTGAAACAGGAACATGCTCAGTTACACATATGGATTGCCTTAGCGCAGGAATATTACAAGCAAggcaaaacagaagattttgtgaAGTTATTGGAAGCAGCGCGAATAGATGGCAACCTGAATTATGAAGATCATAAGAAAGACCAGATGACTTGCTTAGATACATTGGCAGCCTACTATGTCCAGCAggctaggaaagaaaaaaacaaggacaaTAGGAAAGAGCTCATCACCCAGGCTACGTTGTTGTATACAATGGctgacaaaattatcatgtatgaTCAGAACCATTTATTGGGAAGAGCCTCCTTCTGTCTGTTGGAAGGTGACAAAATGGACCAGGCGGATGCACAGTTTCATTTTGTACTCAACCTGTCTCCAAATAACATACCAGCCCTTCTTGGTAAAGCTTGTATTTCATTCAACAAGAAAGATTACAGAGGAGCCCTTGTCTACTACAAAAAAGCACTGTGGACCAACCCAAGATGTCCAGCTGAAGTCCGCATGGGAATGGGGCATTGCTTTGTGAAACTGAACAAACTGGAGAAAGCTCGCTTGGCATTCAGCAGGGCCCTGGAACTCAACTCCAAGTGTGTGGGAGCGTTAGTTGGATTGGCTGTCCTAGAACTCAATAGTAAAGAGGCAGCCTCTATCAAAAATGGAGTCCAGCTTCTTTCCCGAGCATATGCAATTAATCCTAGCAATTCTATGGTACTGAACCACTTGGCAAATCACTTCTTCTTCAAAAAGGATTATAACAAAGCCCAACACTTGGCTCTCCATGCTTTTCATAACACAGAGGTGGAAGCTATGCGGGCAGAAAGCTGTTATCAGCTGGCTAGGTCTTTCCATCTTCAGGAAGACTATGACCAAGCTTTCCAGTACTACTATCAAGCCACCCAGTATGCCTCATCCTCTTTTGTACTACCCTTTTTTGGTTTGGGCCAAATGTATATTTACCGAGGTGACAAGAAGAATGCATCTCAATGTTTTGAGAAAGTTTTGAAAGCCTATCCCAACAATTATGAAACGATGAAGATTCTTGGCTCTCTCTATGCTGCCTCAGAAGAGCAAGACAAACGAGATATTGCCAAGGACTACTTGAAGAAGGTCACGGAGCAGCATCCAGATGATGTTGAGGCCTGGATCGAATTGGCACAAATCCTAGAGCAGACTGACCTACAGGGTGCACTGTCAGCTTATGGAACCACAATCCATATCCTACAGGAAAAGGTACAAGCTGATGTCCCGCCAGAGATTCTGAATAACGTGGGCGCCCTCCATCTTAGACTCGGAAATTTAGGAGAGGCAAAGAAATCTTTTTTGGCATCTTTGGATCGTGCAAAGGCAGAAGCTGAGCATGAGGAATATTACTGTAATGCCATCTCAGTTACAACCTCGTACAATCTGGCCAGGCTTTATGAGGCAATGTGTGAATTCCACGAAGCAGAAAAGCTGTATAAAGATATATTACGAGAACATCCGAATTATGTTGACTGCTATTTGCGCTTAGGAGCAATGGCTAGAGATAAAGGAAACTTTTATGAGGCTTCAGATTGGTTTAAAGAAGCTCTTCAGATCAATCAGGATCATCCAGAGGCTTGGTCTCTGATTGGCAATCTTCATTTGGCCAAGCAAGAATGGGGTCCGGgtcaaaagaaatttgaaagaatattAAAACAACCATCCACTCAAAATGACACGTATTCTCTGCTAGCCCTTGCCAATGTTTGGCTACAAACTTTGCATCAACCCACTGGAgatcaagagaagaaaaagcgCCATCAGGATCGTGCACTGGCCATCTACAAGCAAGTCCTCAGAAGTGATCCTAAGAACCTCTATGCCGTCAGTGGCATAGGGGCTGTGCTGGCCCACAAGGGATATTTCAACGAGGCTCGTGATGTCTTTGCCCAAGTAAGAGAGGCAACTGCAGAGATTAGTGATGTGTGGCTAAACTTAGCACATATCTATGTGGAACAGAAGCAATATGTCAGTGCTGTTCAAATGTATGGAAACTGCCTCCGAAAGTTCTACAAACATCAGAATACAGAGGTTATGTTGTATCTGGCTCGTGCCCTCTTCAAGTGTGGCAAGCTGCAGGAATGCAAACAAACTTTGCTAAAGGCTAGACATGTGGCACCCAGTGATACAGTTCTCATGTTCAATGTGGCTCTGGTACTTCAGAGGCTAGCTACTTCTGTCCTTAAGGATGAGAAGAGTAATCTCAAAGAGGCACTTAATGCAGTTAAAGAACTGGAACTGGCTCACAGGTATTTTAGTTATTTGAGTAAAGCAGGAGACAAAATGCAATTGGACTTGGCCCTTGCTGCTACAGAAGCCAGGCGGTGCTCTGATTTACTGAGCCAGGCACAGTACCATGTGGCCCGCGCACAGAAGCAGGATGAGAAAGAGAGGATGCTGCGGGCCAAGCAGGAGCGAGAGAATGAGCTGTTGCGGCAAAAACTGCTGAAGGAGCGGGAAGAGAAGTGTCTCCGAGAGAAGGAAGAGCAGAAGAAGCTCCTGGAGCAGCGCATCCAGTACGTAGAGAAGACCAAGAATATCCTCACGTTCACTGGAGAAGCCAgagggacaaaggaaaaaaagagaggctgTGGCGGTGGAAGCGGGGGCAGGCCTTCTGAGAAGAGAGGTGAATTTGATGAATTTATCAATGACGACACTGATGAAGATATGCCTGTatccaagaagaagaaaaggaaaggcagTGGGAGccaacaagaaaggaaggaagaggagggcgagaggaagaagaaaaagcgGAGGCGAGCACCAAAGGGAGATGATGGATCTGATggagaagaaactgaaaatggCCCCAAACCGAAAGAGTGTCGCCCACCtagagcagaaaagaaaaaggctcCTAAGCCAGAACGGTTGCCTCCTTCAATGaagggaaaaatcaaatcaaaagccATAATTTCATCAAGTGATGACTCTACAGATGAAGATAAAGTTAAAATTGACGATGAGGGACATGCCAGAAATAACAACAGTGATTCAGGTGATGGTGATCTACGCAAGAAACCAGTGATGTCTGAGAGCGATTCCGACGAGAACCCCAGTCAGTCTGGGAGCGAAGCAGGCAGTCCCCGGAGATCCAACATACAACAGTCATGA